Proteins encoded in a region of the Psychromicrobium lacuslunae genome:
- a CDS encoding CoA-binding protein, which yields MSSLEERKWLGPSAASRLKILRDTRVIAIVGASDKPSRASYFVATYLLASTHYRVYFVNPVVKSILGQPVYASLAELPEPPDLVEVFRKYDDLPSVLEEAKTVGAKTIWLQLGSWHEEVARDAEAAGLKVVMDRCVKIEHARFHGGLRLAGFNTGVISSKRQLLA from the coding sequence ATGAGTTCGCTTGAAGAACGAAAGTGGCTGGGACCCTCCGCCGCCAGCCGATTGAAAATCCTTCGCGATACTCGGGTGATCGCCATTGTTGGAGCCTCGGATAAGCCGAGTCGTGCCAGCTACTTCGTGGCCACCTATTTGCTGGCCTCCACCCATTACCGGGTCTATTTTGTGAATCCGGTGGTTAAATCCATCCTGGGCCAGCCGGTTTACGCCTCGCTTGCGGAGCTTCCGGAGCCGCCGGATTTAGTTGAGGTGTTCCGGAAGTACGACGACCTGCCCTCAGTGCTGGAGGAGGCGAAGACGGTCGGAGCCAAAACCATTTGGCTGCAACTTGGTTCCTGGCATGAGGAGGTTGCCCGGGATGCTGAGGCCGCTGGCCTGAAGGTGGTGATGGATCGTTGCGTGAAGATCGAACATGCCCGGTTCCACGGGGGATTGCGTTTGGCCGGATTCAATACCGGAGTTATTTCCAGTAAGCGTCAACTTCTCGCCTAG
- a CDS encoding M60 family metallopeptidase, with amino-acid sequence MLNKYLDSSARGLAALVAAAVLASTGSQLAIAQPGMQPSSIVGQTANDTAATDAVARLDGPLLSVSSDGKTSTVRVDGRGDARSSKVTENRQMSHSNLQPTGRFVKSGQQLAITVPEDSPALQVGIGLEGPYSAYNGGAAVGVKLAELKAGEQTITADRDGIVFLTNISTTAGAKVTVSGGSRLPVWVQGESTQAGFEADFKTLSDAPFATVIGEHYFADFQRRTVEKVQADKKLNLQKTVAELDQVWGWTNEVYGLSEKAVGTAYKTPSRIYISSPDSGAGLAYATEGKLSFQVSTGAAARLLSGNGTWAIWHETGHTYQTTQYKGSNLTEVTVNISALAIQGKIDPLHPRMDQDAEAIKKYLGLSAVEKDYTAASQMVQLGLFDGLRRAFGPNFYPSLSQAYRVDNALGVSQPKDDAEKWNLFALKTSKVANRDLTPYFTAWGIELTDQTKNALKAYPALKNEIWKNVLAKDTVVENSVPTYDVPTGKISYTGGTVSLGQTSSANITVSALSTIAGGTSKVVRTGILTTKVGVRAGIAYAVIENPSGVQEVISTPVDVNAGQALEFHGYASLYRGYLALSANSAFSAYGNASQANALYPHIEYYTAELRGADGKTVYRASVKGDETIASLVAAFNGKSYSNGQYLIVTSKEPSRIYRYNDTNTPIKNASTTQIFKITDNKLVPATSAPSSN; translated from the coding sequence GTGTTAAATAAGTATCTTGACAGCAGCGCCAGGGGCCTTGCAGCCCTGGTGGCCGCTGCCGTGCTGGCAAGCACCGGCTCACAACTGGCCATAGCACAACCAGGCATGCAGCCCAGTTCCATAGTGGGACAGACCGCTAATGACACTGCCGCAACCGACGCCGTAGCCAGGCTTGACGGCCCGCTGCTCAGCGTTTCCTCCGACGGAAAAACAAGCACCGTCCGGGTCGATGGCCGCGGGGACGCCAGATCCTCAAAAGTCACCGAAAATCGACAGATGAGCCATTCAAACCTGCAACCCACCGGTAGGTTCGTCAAGTCCGGCCAGCAACTGGCCATCACAGTGCCAGAGGATAGCCCCGCTCTCCAAGTAGGAATCGGTTTAGAGGGCCCCTACTCGGCATATAACGGCGGTGCGGCGGTCGGAGTGAAACTCGCCGAGTTGAAAGCCGGCGAACAGACCATTACCGCCGACCGCGACGGCATTGTCTTCCTGACGAACATCTCCACTACTGCCGGCGCCAAGGTCACGGTCTCTGGCGGCTCCAGGCTTCCGGTCTGGGTTCAGGGCGAATCGACTCAAGCCGGTTTCGAAGCCGACTTCAAGACACTCTCGGACGCTCCCTTCGCGACAGTCATCGGAGAGCACTACTTCGCTGACTTCCAGCGTCGGACAGTAGAGAAAGTCCAAGCGGATAAGAAGCTCAACCTGCAGAAAACCGTAGCTGAGCTGGATCAGGTCTGGGGCTGGACCAATGAGGTTTACGGTCTCTCCGAAAAAGCCGTCGGGACCGCTTATAAGACCCCGTCAAGGATCTACATCTCTAGCCCCGACAGTGGCGCAGGCCTGGCCTATGCGACCGAAGGAAAGCTCAGCTTCCAGGTAAGCACCGGCGCGGCAGCACGTTTACTTTCTGGTAACGGAACTTGGGCGATCTGGCATGAAACCGGACACACCTACCAAACTACACAGTACAAAGGTTCAAACTTGACGGAGGTGACGGTCAACATCTCCGCCTTGGCGATTCAGGGCAAGATTGACCCTCTCCATCCGCGAATGGATCAGGATGCTGAAGCCATTAAGAAATACCTCGGTCTCTCCGCCGTAGAGAAGGACTATACAGCGGCTTCTCAAATGGTCCAGTTAGGACTGTTTGACGGGCTTCGGCGTGCTTTCGGCCCCAACTTCTACCCCAGCTTGTCTCAGGCCTACCGAGTAGATAACGCTCTCGGGGTAAGTCAGCCGAAAGATGACGCTGAAAAGTGGAATTTGTTCGCGTTGAAAACCTCCAAGGTCGCTAACCGTGACCTCACCCCGTACTTCACCGCTTGGGGCATCGAACTCACCGACCAAACTAAGAACGCCTTGAAGGCCTACCCCGCGCTGAAGAATGAAATCTGGAAAAACGTTCTGGCCAAGGACACCGTGGTTGAAAACTCGGTCCCAACCTATGACGTACCTACCGGAAAGATCAGTTACACCGGCGGAACTGTCAGTCTGGGACAGACCAGCAGCGCTAATATCACTGTCTCGGCGCTGAGCACCATCGCCGGTGGCACCAGCAAAGTTGTCAGAACAGGAATTTTGACGACCAAGGTTGGCGTCAGGGCCGGAATAGCATACGCCGTGATTGAGAACCCTAGCGGCGTCCAGGAAGTTATTTCCACACCGGTGGACGTCAATGCGGGCCAAGCACTTGAGTTCCACGGCTACGCCAGCTTATACCGCGGTTACCTGGCCCTCTCCGCAAACAGCGCCTTTTCGGCTTACGGCAACGCCTCACAAGCTAATGCCCTTTACCCCCACATCGAGTACTACACCGCCGAGCTACGTGGCGCGGACGGCAAGACGGTGTATCGGGCCAGCGTCAAGGGGGACGAGACGATCGCATCCCTGGTCGCCGCTTTCAATGGCAAGAGTTACAGCAACGGTCAATACCTCATCGTGACCAGTAAAGAACCGTCGCGAATCTACCGATACAACGACACCAACACCCCGATCAAGAACGCCTCAACAACCCAAATATTCAAGATCACCGACAACAAACTAGTGCCTGCAACCTCGGCACCCAGTAGTAACTAA
- a CDS encoding S1 family peptidase: protein MKNTPRLIAVRLLSVLALLFVAGAFSAPAANAALGIAPSPRIIGGQQNNNPWVIQLGNITERTATGVRLSLCTGEALNDHWVLTAKHCVAAVGGGTAAAADLFSVRVNGVATNSTADRQNSRNWVYADRVQTWADGDLALIHFAASTGLANYPTIAAAYDPTENDAGVVQGYGLRSECNQTQADWLYRANISVLGVSADAEGADAVHVQGVNGIANHGDSGGPLTLGNNNQIVGVASTIDGVNCPSNIHGGANYTNVTLAAPSAWIANTIRG, encoded by the coding sequence GTGAAAAATACCCCACGACTTATCGCAGTGCGCTTGCTGAGCGTACTGGCCCTGTTGTTCGTTGCGGGCGCCTTTAGTGCCCCGGCAGCAAACGCCGCATTGGGGATAGCTCCGAGCCCGCGCATCATTGGGGGACAACAGAACAACAACCCTTGGGTCATCCAGCTAGGCAACATCACCGAGCGGACAGCCACTGGTGTGCGTCTTAGTCTTTGCACCGGCGAAGCACTTAACGATCATTGGGTGCTCACCGCCAAGCATTGCGTTGCCGCTGTCGGTGGCGGCACGGCCGCGGCAGCAGATCTTTTCTCCGTTCGCGTAAATGGCGTGGCCACTAATAGCACCGCGGATCGCCAAAATTCGCGTAATTGGGTTTATGCCGACCGGGTACAGACCTGGGCCGATGGAGACCTCGCACTGATCCATTTCGCCGCCTCGACCGGGTTGGCTAACTACCCAACCATTGCAGCTGCCTACGATCCGACCGAAAACGACGCGGGAGTTGTTCAGGGCTATGGCTTGCGTTCGGAATGCAATCAAACTCAAGCCGACTGGCTCTACCGGGCAAACATTTCCGTTCTGGGGGTCTCGGCCGATGCCGAGGGTGCAGACGCTGTGCACGTCCAGGGCGTGAACGGGATTGCGAACCACGGTGACTCCGGCGGCCCACTAACCCTCGGAAACAACAATCAAATCGTCGGGGTGGCCTCAACCATCGATGGAGTAAATTGCCCCTCCAATATTCACGGCGGCGCGAACTACACCAACGTGACCCTAGCTGCCCCGAGCGCCTGGATCGCCAACACCATCCGCGGCTAA
- a CDS encoding prolyl oligopeptidase family serine peptidase translates to MTSQTAVSLDDENLWLEDIYGNEQLDWVRVRNAQTEEKLITPEYSALESRVLEVLDSKERIAEVVKRGNHYYNFWQDEANPRGLWRRTDWASYVSGEPSWETVLDVDALGATEGTQWVWHGADFLRPAAGQPHTRCLVMLSPDGGDAHTQREFDVVAKAFVDPEAGGFVLPVAKSDASWQDADTLIVETDFGPGSMTTSSYPRTSRILKRGQQLDQAELYFEVPEDHMGVFVRHDSTPGFERDIALDVIDFFARRNYLRRGEEWVALEVPVDVDLQLHREWLVLRPQSDTAIGEAQLRSGGLYLLDLEEFLSGSRQFAPAFEPDAHTSLQSWTWTKNYLLLELLHDVSSKILVLDPAANFSSRELDACPPLHVATVSAVDIDDEGEGAEGFVGDDYWLTVTGFLTPSTLLRGSVAPGAAPATTLRSAPSFFNEADYRVEQHFATSLDGTKIPYFQVSPQDIALDGENPVLLSGYGGFEVSRTPVYSGVIGRAWLERGGVYVLANIRGGGEYGPAWHLAALKENRHRAYEDFAAVGKDLIERGVTKAAKLGCQGGSNGGLLVGNMLTQYPELFGAISCGVPLLDMQRYTKLNAGYSWIAEYGDPEIPEQWEYIKTFSPYHLLKEGVEYPATFIWTATSDDRVGPVQARKMAARMESMNISPLWYWESLEGGHSGAADNAGRARLATAPLEFIWRALNDGQL, encoded by the coding sequence ATGACCTCTCAAACAGCAGTTTCCCTCGATGATGAAAACCTCTGGTTAGAAGACATCTACGGCAATGAACAGCTCGACTGGGTGCGTGTGCGCAACGCCCAAACCGAGGAAAAGCTGATCACCCCGGAGTATTCAGCGCTGGAGTCGCGGGTGCTGGAGGTGCTGGACTCCAAGGAACGCATCGCCGAGGTGGTCAAGCGTGGAAACCATTACTACAACTTCTGGCAGGACGAGGCGAACCCCCGTGGGCTGTGGCGGCGCACCGACTGGGCCTCTTATGTCTCAGGTGAACCCAGCTGGGAGACCGTACTCGACGTCGATGCGCTGGGAGCTACCGAGGGCACTCAGTGGGTATGGCACGGTGCTGACTTCCTGCGCCCCGCCGCCGGCCAGCCCCACACTCGCTGCTTAGTAATGCTCTCCCCCGACGGCGGAGACGCACACACTCAACGCGAGTTCGACGTCGTCGCAAAAGCCTTTGTTGATCCAGAAGCGGGCGGCTTTGTGCTGCCGGTGGCGAAGTCCGACGCCTCCTGGCAGGATGCTGACACCCTTATCGTCGAGACAGATTTCGGCCCGGGATCGATGACCACCTCGTCCTACCCCCGAACCTCCCGGATCCTCAAACGAGGTCAGCAACTTGATCAAGCCGAGCTGTATTTCGAAGTACCCGAAGATCATATGGGTGTCTTCGTGCGGCACGACTCCACCCCCGGTTTTGAGCGCGATATTGCGCTCGACGTGATCGACTTCTTCGCCCGCCGCAACTACTTGCGTCGCGGCGAGGAGTGGGTAGCTCTCGAGGTGCCGGTCGACGTTGACCTCCAACTACATCGCGAGTGGCTGGTACTCCGGCCGCAGAGCGATACCGCTATTGGCGAGGCTCAATTGCGCAGTGGCGGTCTCTATTTGCTTGACCTTGAGGAGTTCCTGAGCGGCTCACGTCAATTCGCTCCGGCCTTCGAACCTGACGCCCACACTTCCTTGCAAAGCTGGACGTGGACCAAGAACTATCTGCTGCTTGAATTACTGCACGATGTCTCCTCCAAGATTTTGGTTTTGGACCCCGCAGCCAACTTCAGCAGTCGAGAGCTCGATGCCTGCCCACCGCTGCACGTAGCCACCGTCTCGGCAGTAGATATCGATGATGAGGGCGAAGGTGCCGAGGGATTCGTTGGAGATGACTATTGGCTCACCGTTACCGGGTTCCTGACTCCGAGCACGCTACTGCGCGGCTCGGTTGCGCCGGGCGCTGCCCCAGCCACCACGCTGCGCTCGGCACCGTCGTTCTTCAATGAAGCCGATTACCGAGTGGAACAACACTTCGCCACCTCGCTGGATGGCACCAAGATTCCTTACTTCCAGGTCTCGCCTCAGGACATTGCGCTCGACGGCGAGAATCCGGTGCTGCTCTCCGGTTACGGCGGCTTCGAGGTGTCCCGAACCCCGGTCTACAGCGGAGTGATTGGCCGCGCCTGGCTGGAACGTGGCGGCGTCTATGTGCTGGCGAACATCCGCGGCGGCGGTGAATATGGCCCCGCGTGGCATTTGGCCGCACTCAAAGAGAATCGGCACCGCGCCTACGAAGATTTTGCCGCGGTCGGCAAGGATCTGATCGAGCGAGGCGTGACCAAAGCTGCCAAGCTGGGCTGCCAGGGCGGTAGCAACGGCGGGCTGCTGGTCGGCAATATGCTCACCCAGTATCCTGAGCTGTTCGGTGCTATTTCCTGCGGGGTACCGCTGCTCGATATGCAGCGCTATACCAAGCTGAACGCTGGCTATTCTTGGATCGCCGAATACGGTGACCCGGAGATCCCCGAGCAGTGGGAGTACATTAAGACCTTCTCGCCCTACCACCTGCTCAAGGAGGGGGTTGAGTATCCGGCGACCTTCATCTGGACTGCCACCTCTGATGACCGAGTAGGCCCGGTGCAGGCCAGGAAGATGGCCGCCCGGATGGAGTCAATGAATATTTCTCCGCTCTGGTATTGGGAATCCCTGGAAGGCGGTCACTCCGGGGCAGCCGATAATGCTGGTCGGGCGCGCCTGGCGACTGCGCCGCTGGAGTTCATCTGGCGCGCTTTGAACGACGGTCAGCTGTGA
- a CDS encoding FAD-dependent oxidoreductase → MITIIGAGLGGLTLARVLQKNGAQVQIYELESSPSARSQGGTLDLHAESGQFALQQAGLFEEFAKLARPEGEDWRFLDQRGEVLFEEISSAELKEGEGRPEIDRKLLRGLLIDSLKPGTISWGRKINSVHSLGDSRHVLDFTDGESEIVEMLVGADGSWSKVRRLLSAAVPEYSGLSFIELRLSNIDERNPELSTLVGRGSLSVNAPGKGISAQRNGDGSVRVYLAFRVAESWIQGCGIDFHDAAAARRALAGFFEGWDSQLLELILRSDGDVTPRPIYALPIGHSWQATAGVTLLGDAAHLMSPFAGEGANLAMQDGAELALALLAQPEDANAAVASYETAMFPRAEAAAAESAANLKLFYNDEAPYSIISKFQNPSTTVA, encoded by the coding sequence ATGATTACCATTATTGGCGCTGGCCTAGGCGGCCTCACCCTGGCCCGCGTGTTACAGAAGAACGGGGCTCAAGTGCAAATCTATGAACTCGAGTCGTCGCCTAGCGCACGCAGCCAGGGCGGCACCCTGGACCTCCACGCGGAATCCGGGCAATTTGCCCTGCAGCAGGCGGGCTTATTCGAAGAATTCGCCAAGCTCGCCCGGCCTGAAGGGGAAGATTGGCGGTTCTTAGATCAGCGGGGTGAGGTACTTTTCGAGGAGATTTCTAGCGCGGAGCTCAAGGAGGGCGAGGGGCGACCAGAGATTGATCGCAAACTGCTACGCGGCCTGCTAATCGATTCGCTCAAGCCGGGCACGATTAGCTGGGGACGGAAAATTAATTCTGTTCACTCACTTGGCGACAGTAGGCACGTCCTTGACTTCACCGATGGCGAGAGCGAAATCGTCGAAATGCTGGTGGGTGCCGACGGAAGCTGGTCAAAGGTTCGCCGCCTGCTTTCCGCCGCGGTACCCGAATACAGCGGACTCTCCTTTATTGAGCTGCGTCTCAGCAATATCGACGAGCGCAACCCCGAACTCTCGACGCTGGTGGGCCGCGGCAGCCTGAGTGTTAATGCCCCCGGAAAGGGGATCTCTGCGCAGCGCAATGGGGACGGCAGCGTCCGGGTTTATTTAGCGTTCCGGGTTGCTGAGAGCTGGATTCAAGGCTGCGGGATAGATTTCCACGATGCAGCCGCCGCCCGGCGGGCTCTAGCAGGGTTCTTCGAAGGCTGGGACTCTCAACTACTTGAACTCATCCTGCGCTCGGACGGAGACGTCACTCCTCGGCCGATCTACGCATTGCCCATCGGACATTCTTGGCAAGCCACCGCCGGAGTCACCCTGCTCGGCGATGCCGCACACCTGATGTCACCGTTCGCGGGTGAGGGGGCAAATCTCGCCATGCAGGACGGTGCAGAACTTGCGTTAGCCCTGCTTGCTCAACCCGAGGACGCGAATGCCGCCGTGGCATCCTACGAAACAGCAATGTTTCCGCGCGCGGAAGCCGCAGCTGCCGAATCCGCAGCCAACCTCAAACTCTTTTACAACGACGAAGCTCCGTACAGCATCATCAGCAAGTTTCAGAACCCCAGCACTACCGTCGCCTAG
- a CDS encoding GNAT family N-acetyltransferase translates to MTASIRQMRSEDAPQLAEVHAQAWRETYAGILSEQFLAAVTTESRLAMWQNSTPEGRARHWLAELDGVIIGFAGVRPMGPDAVRPEELWGLYLLQSHHKQGLGRALLEAALAERPASLWVAAENLNAIAFYQRLGFALDGTSELVEDWENLRELRMVR, encoded by the coding sequence ATGACGGCCTCAATCAGGCAGATGCGCTCGGAGGATGCACCCCAACTCGCCGAGGTGCATGCCCAGGCTTGGCGGGAAACCTACGCCGGAATACTTTCTGAGCAGTTCCTCGCCGCCGTCACTACTGAATCCCGGTTAGCAATGTGGCAGAACTCTACTCCGGAGGGACGAGCCCGGCACTGGTTGGCCGAGCTTGACGGCGTGATTATCGGTTTTGCTGGCGTCAGGCCAATGGGTCCCGACGCGGTGCGTCCGGAGGAGCTCTGGGGTTTATATCTCTTGCAGTCTCACCACAAGCAGGGCTTGGGACGAGCACTGCTTGAGGCGGCTCTGGCGGAACGTCCGGCGTCATTGTGGGTAGCCGCAGAGAACCTCAATGCCATTGCGTTCTACCAGCGCCTCGGCTTCGCTCTGGACGGCACCAGCGAGCTGGTTGAGGATTGGGAGAATTTGCGCGAACTGCGGATGGTGCGCTAA